Part of the candidate division TA06 bacterium genome is shown below.
CTTTATCCTAATAGCCCCAACCGGGGCGAGGCCGCCTATACCCTGGCCCGCAGTTACGAACGCCAGGGAAAGACCGAACTGGCGATGGAAACCTATCTCAAAACCGCCGAGTACCAGCCGTCCTCGGTCTGGGCCGATGACGCAACCTTCAGAGCCGGCTGGTGCCATTACAAAACGGGGCGCCGGGGCGTGGCTTTGGAACAGTGGAACATGCTGCTGCGCCGGTATTCCACCGGCGACCGGCTGGATGAGACCCTTTACTGGTGCGGCCGGGTCTCCGGCGAACAGGGCGACAGCGCCAAGGCCTTTCTCTATTACCTTACCGCCGCCAAAAACTACCGCTACAGCTATTACGGCTTAAAGGCCCAGAATGTCCTGTCCTCAAGGCTCTGGAGCGAACTGCCGGTCGACAGTTTTGACCTGCCGTCATATCTAAAGGGGCTGCTGAAGAATAAAAAGGGAAGCGACGAACAGATATTGGCTGAAGAGAACGATACGTCAGCCCGGCAATGCCGGCTGGCTTTGAGGCTGGCCCAAATGGGTTTTCTGGATGACGCGGCCTCGGCGGCCCGGGGCCTGGAATCCGGGTCGGGGCAAAGCCCCTATTCGCATTACTATCTGGCCCGGACCTACCAGCTTTGCGGGATGCCGGCCAAGGCCATCTACTGGGCCCAAAAGGCCAGAGTGTGGCTCCCCGATTCTCTGCAGATCGGCCTGCTGCAGATGATCTATCCCCAGAAATACCTGAGCTCCATAACCCAGAGCTTGAACGGTTCCAGCCTGGACCCGGCCCTGGTGCTGGCGGTCATCAGGCAGGAGAGCAAGTTCGAAGCCTCAGCCCGTTCCCGGTCCGGGGCCCGGGGCCTGATGCAGGTGATGCCCAAGACCGGAAAGCACCTGGCCCGGATGTCCAAGGTGAAAAAGTTCGATACCAAGGCCTTGTACCATCCTCAAGTATCCATTGATTACGGTACCAGGTTTCTGGCCTCCATGGTCAAGATGTTCGACGGTTCACTGGTCAAAGCGCTGGTGGCTTACAACGCCGGGCCGGGCCGGGTGCGTGAATGGATGAAACCCTTGAAAAACAAGGATGACGAGGATTTTCTACTGCAGGAGATCCCGCTGGCCGAGACCCGCAAGTACGTCAAGGTGGTGATGGAGAACTATTTCGTATACAAAATGCTACTGGAACCTTTATGAAAATAAAAAATCAGAAATCAGAAATCAAAATAATTTGTCTTGGATCGTTCCTGGTTTTTGCAGTGCTGGCCGCTCCGGTCTTTGCCCAGGAGTACCAACCGTCGTTGCTGGTCTATCCGCCGTTCGGGCATTCCCTGGGTTTTCACAAGGCCGGGACATTCTACCTAAAACTGCTTTTGGGCTGGGGCGCGCGGTTTGAGGATCCCCAGGGCATCGCCTGCGTCCGCTTAAAGGAGACCGACGATCCCGGCACCGGCGACGACGACGACGATGTCACTGTTTACATGGTCAATTCCGGGCGGCACCAGATAATCTACAACCAGGGCTTGAGCGGCTTAAAATCTTTCGGACAAATGGGCAGCGGGCCGGGAGAATTACACACTCCGCGGGGCATCGCCGCCACCGAGGACGGAAAGGTCTACGTGGCCGACATGAACAACAACCGGGTGGTCAGCCTGCAAAGCCGGAAAGGGAGCCTCAAATTCCGGGTAGTAATCTACGATTCGCTGGGAACCCAGACCTTCAGTTTCGGCGGAGAGGGAATTTTGGACGAGCCCTTCGGGATCGCGGTCCAGGGCTTCGGCGACCGCTGGACGTTTTTCAAGGAGACGGCCATAGCGGTGGCCGATTCCATCTGCGCCCGAATCCAAAAATTCGACCAGCAGGGCCGGCTGGTGGCCCGGATCGCCAACGCCGACATCGGCCTGCCCGGGGCCTACTTTTCCCACCTGGCCCTGGATTATTTCGGCAACCTCTACGCCACCGACATGATCAACCACCAGGTCCACAAGTTCGACCGTAATCTTAAAT
Proteins encoded:
- a CDS encoding transglycosylase SLT domain-containing protein; the encoded protein is MTLQQAGETEQALELFDSLGSDSSAFYAKSGLLISLKQYPQALKVLNRAIVAWPSADPDIRWQRAYLYHKTGAFQTAQALYTQASQADTSLKDYALLGISRCYAGMEEQGKAEFFKLQIIGLNNWVTNILSGQTPAKKERFSAPPPPRSSPAITQANRLIRKKRFTNAQKILSDFIRLYPNSPNRGEAAYTLARSYERQGKTELAMETYLKTAEYQPSSVWADDATFRAGWCHYKTGRRGVALEQWNMLLRRYSTGDRLDETLYWCGRVSGEQGDSAKAFLYYLTAAKNYRYSYYGLKAQNVLSSRLWSELPVDSFDLPSYLKGLLKNKKGSDEQILAEENDTSARQCRLALRLAQMGFLDDAASAARGLESGSGQSPYSHYYLARTYQLCGMPAKAIYWAQKARVWLPDSLQIGLLQMIYPQKYLSSITQSLNGSSLDPALVLAVIRQESKFEASARSRSGARGLMQVMPKTGKHLARMSKVKKFDTKALYHPQVSIDYGTRFLASMVKMFDGSLVKALVAYNAGPGRVREWMKPLKNKDDEDFLLQEIPLAETRKYVKVVMENYFVYKMLLEPL